A DNA window from Mytilus edulis chromosome 14, xbMytEdul2.2, whole genome shotgun sequence contains the following coding sequences:
- the LOC139503660 gene encoding UPAR/Ly6 domain-containing protein cold-like — protein MANLYVLIVFLALPAFSIALECYVCEAQNSNKDKCVKTTIQCRQEEDTCRTQIKWQQPLFWQPRSERYHYISKTCDTSTHCQQESVGLGVRCMKDWYRDWTCVECCQGDRCNYYTTLGAGTTQISLILLVSMIVVQFFIRHR, from the exons ATGGCAAACCTTTATGTGTTAATTGTCTTTTTAGCACTACCAGCATTCA GTATAGCATTAGAGTGTTATGTATGTGAAGCACAGAACAGCAACAAagataaatgtgtaaaaacaacAATCCAGTGTAGACAGGAGGAAGATACTTGTAGAACACAGATTAAATGGCAGC AGCCTTTGTTTTGGCAGCCAAGGAGTGAAAGATATCATTACATATCTAAAACCTGTGATACATCAACACACTGTCAGCAGGAGAGCGTTGGTCTAGGCGTCAGATGTATGAAAGATTGGTATAGAGATTGGACATGTGTAGAATGTTGTCAAGGGGATCGATGTAATTACTACACAACT ctTGGAGCAGGAACCACACAGATCAGCCTTATATTACTGGTATCGATGATTGTTGTACAGTTTTTCATCAGACACAGATAG